The following are encoded together in the Cerasicoccus sp. TK19100 genome:
- the menC gene encoding o-succinylbenzoate synthase, whose amino-acid sequence MTPLSPDQHLQFEYRGYRRRFRKALKTAHGEWPEREGVVIRLSMENGRTGYGEIAPIPWFSPELARQLANQPLPEALGLDRIGKVVQPTIIKEVAEPTVRWAFECAVTQLVDPTLPGVRVPIAGLLPAGEAAVGTLSRQLASGRRAYKWKIGVLPCADELALANQLMASLPRGVRLRFDANCGLGDDDYAAWLSWCTAHRHVVDYIEQPLPVGREQEMFDRAKGMDVPIALDESIAGVESLIRLAGQFPQAVLIVKPSLLGSRGEYLRWRTGHPRNRVVYSTGFETAIGLKAVWELAALDWPPLAPAGLDASSALEEDGLCPLRIGWELCNADWPNGLEHEVWDKL is encoded by the coding sequence ATGACCCCTTTGTCGCCTGATCAGCATCTCCAATTCGAGTACCGTGGCTATCGTCGCCGGTTTCGAAAAGCGCTCAAAACAGCGCACGGAGAGTGGCCGGAGCGCGAGGGCGTGGTGATCCGCTTATCCATGGAAAACGGTCGCACCGGCTATGGCGAGATCGCGCCTATTCCGTGGTTTTCCCCCGAGCTGGCGCGTCAACTGGCCAACCAGCCGCTCCCGGAGGCGCTGGGGCTGGATCGCATTGGCAAGGTTGTGCAGCCGACGATTATTAAGGAGGTCGCCGAGCCCACGGTTCGCTGGGCCTTCGAGTGCGCAGTCACGCAACTGGTCGACCCGACTTTACCCGGCGTGCGTGTGCCGATTGCGGGTCTACTGCCCGCGGGCGAGGCTGCCGTCGGAACGCTTTCGCGGCAATTGGCCTCGGGACGCCGTGCCTACAAATGGAAGATCGGTGTGCTGCCCTGCGCCGACGAGCTGGCCTTGGCGAACCAATTAATGGCCAGTTTGCCCCGTGGTGTACGCCTGCGCTTTGACGCCAATTGCGGCCTGGGTGACGATGACTACGCTGCGTGGCTGAGCTGGTGCACGGCGCATCGTCACGTCGTGGATTACATTGAGCAGCCGCTGCCCGTAGGCCGGGAGCAGGAGATGTTTGACCGCGCGAAGGGCATGGATGTGCCCATTGCGCTGGATGAATCGATAGCCGGGGTGGAGTCGCTGATCCGCCTTGCCGGGCAGTTTCCGCAGGCGGTGCTGATCGTGAAACCGTCGCTCTTGGGCTCCCGCGGGGAGTATTTACGCTGGCGGACCGGGCACCCGCGCAACCGGGTGGTGTATTCCACGGGTTTCGAGACGGCGATCGGCTTAAAGGCCGTTTGGGAACTCGCCGCGCTGGACTGGCCACCGCTGGCACCGGCGGGGCTCGACGCAAGCTCCGCCTTGGAAGAAGACGGCCTTTGCCCGCTGCGCATCGGCTGGGAACTGTGCAACGCCGACTGGCCCAATGGCCTGGAGCACGAGGTATGGGACAAGCTCTGA
- a CDS encoding AMP-binding protein, whose amino-acid sequence MGQALSRLQELVTRPWLACPEQQSHFAEAYAAAAKRLGNITAGPVVIGDADRVRFLASAFAAIEQGRAVFLASPAWGAHEWRQAEALIPPSAIVWSNSAAAERTFHGNFGEPEPGSILIPTGGTGGRIKFAVHTLATLMASVRGYQAHWSGGALNAICPLPVCHIGGLMLALRTALTGGRLWLCDARLEETPPPGFDLGSAHCSVVGAQLRRALDQGGHWLSQCRAVLVGGGPSAPELLRDAFEAGIPLYTAYGLTEAAATVALNQVSPGSDPAVGDVLPHWRVDVADGLIRLRGEALFRGYWGQAMRVDDFWETGDRGELLDGQLKVLGRAGRFIVTGGRKVDADLLEKRLGSWPEIDAALVFGAPHREWGEAVTAVVVSSSSVAELVAKAKEELMPEMRPKQWICVEAIPQTEHGKPDWPAIYSLMKST is encoded by the coding sequence ATGGGACAAGCTCTGAGCCGATTGCAGGAACTGGTTACACGGCCATGGCTGGCTTGCCCTGAGCAGCAATCACATTTTGCCGAGGCCTATGCCGCCGCCGCGAAAAGGCTGGGCAACATCACTGCCGGTCCGGTGGTGATCGGCGATGCGGACCGCGTGCGTTTTTTGGCCTCGGCTTTTGCGGCCATCGAGCAGGGGCGGGCTGTCTTTTTGGCGAGTCCGGCTTGGGGCGCGCATGAATGGCGTCAGGCCGAGGCCTTGATTCCGCCCAGTGCCATTGTGTGGTCAAACAGCGCAGCGGCTGAGCGGACTTTTCACGGCAATTTCGGTGAGCCGGAGCCCGGCAGTATATTGATACCGACTGGTGGTACCGGCGGGCGCATCAAGTTTGCCGTGCATACGCTGGCAACGCTCATGGCCTCGGTCCGGGGCTATCAGGCGCATTGGAGTGGCGGCGCGCTGAATGCCATTTGCCCACTACCGGTGTGTCACATTGGCGGGCTAATGCTGGCGCTGCGGACGGCCCTGACCGGTGGGCGGCTTTGGTTGTGCGATGCGCGCTTGGAGGAGACACCGCCGCCGGGGTTTGACTTGGGCTCCGCGCATTGCTCGGTGGTCGGGGCGCAGCTCAGGCGTGCGTTGGACCAGGGCGGGCATTGGTTGTCCCAATGCCGTGCGGTGCTCGTCGGCGGAGGCCCCAGCGCGCCGGAGCTATTGAGAGACGCCTTCGAAGCGGGTATCCCCCTTTACACAGCTTACGGGCTGACCGAGGCCGCCGCCACGGTGGCGCTCAATCAAGTGTCGCCAGGGAGTGACCCTGCGGTGGGGGATGTATTGCCGCACTGGCGCGTGGACGTCGCCGATGGGTTGATTCGCCTGCGGGGCGAGGCGCTGTTTCGCGGTTATTGGGGGCAGGCGATGCGCGTGGATGATTTCTGGGAGACGGGTGATCGCGGCGAGTTGCTTGATGGCCAACTGAAAGTGTTGGGCCGGGCGGGGCGGTTTATCGTCACCGGTGGGCGCAAGGTAGACGCCGATCTGCTCGAAAAACGCCTGGGCTCATGGCCGGAAATTGACGCCGCGCTCGTGTTTGGCGCGCCGCACCGCGAGTGGGGTGAGGCGGTGACTGCGGTCGTGGTTTCTTCAAGCAGCGTGGCCGAGCTGGTTGCCAAGGCGAAGGAGGAGCTCATGCCCGAAATGCGGCCAAAGCAGTGGATCTGCGTTGAGGCAATTCCTCAAACCGAACACGGGAAACCGGACTGGCCGGCCATTTACTCTTTAATGAAGAGCACGTAG